A genomic window from Pseudomonas argentinensis includes:
- a CDS encoding PqiB family protein — protein sequence MNDLPTARTRPASNWSAIWVLPLIALLIGGWLAWRAYSEAGIQIQVVFASGEGIEAGKTEVVFKGMSVGKVTSLTLDKSDKQRGVIATLEMNKDIEHQLRTGTRFWLVKPSVSLAGITGLETLVSGNYIAFSPGTGEPAYDFQALAQAPPLSDEQPGLHLTLKAERLGSLNRDSPVFFKQIQVGRVKDYELAADQASVEVKVFIEPAYAHLVRKHTRFWNASGISVDANFSGVKFRSESLASIVAGGIAFATPEHRKDSPPTDPSKPFRLYEDFDAAQAGIKAVVKLTDFEGLQAGRTPVMYKGIQAGLLKTLKVDPDLKSATAELAMDPLAEDYLVEGSQFWVVKPSISLAGITGLEALVKGNYIAIRPGELGGPPRRDFVARAKAPPLDLGAEGLHLVLFSDTLGSVDVGSPILYRQMKVGSVQSFQLSRDNKQVVLGVHIEPEYAGLVNRTTRFWNVSGITLKGGLSGIEVKSESLQTLMSGGIAFETDDLKAPAEAKRVQRFDLYADREASLKNGDALSIRVERGDGLSPGTEIRYKGLQVGKIERVELTGDLQAVMLHGRITTAAQQVLRPGSRFWVVKPEIGLTGASNLDTLIGGQYIEVQPSSQGNGRQTDFVALKQAPEQAVEEAGLRLVLSTPRRGSLKAGSPVSYREVQVGRVTGYELGATADRVLIHILIEPRYAGLVHTGSRFWNSSGFGVDFGLFKGVQVRTESVETLVAGGVAFATPEPTGNAARPGQTFALFDEAQPEWLQWAPKIALPK from the coding sequence ATGAATGATCTGCCCACCGCCAGGACGCGTCCGGCCTCCAACTGGTCCGCCATATGGGTATTGCCGCTGATCGCGCTGCTGATCGGCGGCTGGCTGGCCTGGCGTGCCTATAGCGAAGCCGGCATCCAGATCCAGGTGGTGTTCGCCAGCGGCGAAGGTATCGAGGCCGGCAAGACCGAGGTGGTCTTCAAGGGCATGTCGGTGGGCAAGGTCACCAGCCTGACCCTGGACAAGAGCGACAAGCAGCGCGGGGTCATCGCCACCCTGGAGATGAACAAGGACATCGAGCATCAGCTGCGTACCGGCACCCGTTTCTGGCTGGTGAAACCCAGCGTGAGCCTGGCCGGTATCACCGGCCTGGAAACCCTGGTATCCGGTAACTACATCGCCTTCAGCCCAGGCACCGGTGAGCCGGCCTACGACTTCCAGGCCCTGGCCCAGGCCCCGCCGCTGTCCGACGAACAGCCTGGCCTGCACCTGACCCTCAAGGCCGAGCGACTGGGCTCGCTGAACCGTGACAGCCCGGTGTTCTTCAAGCAGATCCAGGTAGGGCGGGTGAAGGATTACGAGCTCGCTGCAGACCAGGCCTCGGTGGAAGTGAAGGTGTTCATCGAGCCTGCCTATGCCCATCTGGTGCGCAAGCACACGCGATTCTGGAACGCCAGTGGGATCAGCGTCGACGCCAACTTCTCGGGGGTCAAGTTCCGTAGCGAGTCGCTGGCCAGCATCGTCGCCGGCGGTATCGCCTTCGCCACGCCGGAGCACCGCAAGGACAGCCCGCCTACCGACCCCAGCAAACCCTTCCGTTTGTACGAGGACTTCGACGCGGCCCAGGCCGGCATCAAGGCGGTGGTCAAGCTCACCGATTTCGAAGGGCTGCAGGCCGGCCGCACACCGGTGATGTACAAGGGCATCCAGGCCGGTCTGTTGAAGACCCTCAAGGTCGATCCGGACCTGAAGAGCGCCACCGCCGAACTGGCCATGGACCCGCTGGCCGAGGACTACCTGGTCGAAGGCAGTCAGTTCTGGGTGGTCAAGCCGTCGATTTCCCTGGCCGGCATCACCGGGCTGGAGGCGCTGGTCAAGGGTAACTACATTGCCATTCGCCCAGGTGAACTGGGTGGGCCACCACGCCGCGATTTCGTCGCCCGTGCCAAGGCACCGCCGCTGGATCTCGGTGCCGAGGGCCTGCACCTGGTGCTGTTCAGCGACACCCTGGGGTCGGTCGACGTGGGCAGCCCGATTCTCTACCGGCAGATGAAGGTCGGTTCGGTGCAGAGCTTCCAGCTTTCGCGCGACAACAAGCAGGTGGTGCTGGGGGTACATATCGAGCCCGAGTATGCCGGGCTGGTAAACCGCACCACGCGCTTCTGGAATGTCAGCGGTATCACCCTCAAGGGCGGGCTGTCCGGCATCGAGGTGAAGAGCGAGTCACTGCAGACCCTGATGTCCGGTGGCATCGCCTTCGAGACCGATGACCTCAAGGCGCCCGCCGAGGCCAAGCGTGTGCAGCGCTTCGACCTCTACGCCGATCGCGAAGCCTCGTTGAAAAACGGCGATGCGCTGAGCATCCGGGTGGAGCGCGGCGACGGGCTGTCGCCAGGCACCGAGATTCGCTACAAGGGTCTGCAGGTCGGCAAGATCGAGCGGGTCGAACTGACTGGCGACCTGCAGGCGGTGATGCTGCATGGGCGCATCACCACCGCGGCGCAGCAGGTGCTGCGCCCCGGCTCGCGCTTCTGGGTGGTCAAGCCCGAGATCGGCCTGACCGGTGCCTCCAACCTGGATACCCTGATTGGCGGGCAGTACATCGAGGTGCAGCCGTCGAGCCAAGGCAACGGTCGACAGACCGATTTCGTGGCGCTCAAGCAGGCGCCCGAGCAGGCGGTCGAGGAAGCGGGCTTGCGTCTGGTCCTCAGCACGCCACGGCGCGGCTCGCTGAAGGCCGGCTCGCCAGTGAGCTACCGCGAGGTGCAGGTCGGCAGGGTCACCGGCTACGAGCTGGGCGCCACGGCCGACCGGGTGCTGATCCATATCCTGATCGAGCCCCGTTATGCCGGGCTGGTGCATACCGGCAGCCGCTTCTGGAACAGCTCCGGGTTCGGCGTCGATTTCGGCTTGTTCAAGGGCGTACAGGTGCGCACCGAGTCGGTGGAGACCCTGGTCGCCGGTGGGGTGGCCTTCGCTACGCCTGAACCGACCGGCAATGCGGCAAGGCCGGGCCAGACCTTTGCGCTGTTCGACGAGGCGCAGCCGGAGTGGCTGCAATGGGCGCCGAAAATCGCTTTGCCCAAATGA
- a CDS encoding paraquat-inducible protein A, whose protein sequence is MRAIDAGLIICHECHQLNRHQPELKRQFCSRCGGRIHERQPNSLARTWALLITAAILYIPANVLPIMTVNSLGKGAPDTIMSGVITLVDNGMLPIAIVVFVASILVPTFKLVGIGLLLYSVQRHQPMSARQRILMYRFIEWIGRWSMLDIFVIAILVAVVRFGSLASVEPGVGAVAFASVVILTMLAALTFDPRLIWDNTESDDDHE, encoded by the coding sequence ATGCGCGCCATTGATGCCGGCCTGATCATCTGCCACGAGTGCCACCAGCTCAATCGCCACCAGCCGGAGCTGAAGCGGCAGTTCTGCTCGCGTTGCGGCGGGCGGATCCACGAACGCCAGCCCAACAGCCTGGCCCGTACCTGGGCGCTGCTGATCACCGCAGCGATTCTCTATATTCCCGCGAACGTGCTGCCGATCATGACGGTCAATTCCCTCGGCAAGGGGGCACCCGACACCATCATGTCCGGCGTCATCACCCTGGTCGATAACGGCATGCTGCCGATCGCCATCGTGGTGTTCGTCGCCAGCATTCTGGTGCCGACCTTCAAGCTGGTCGGCATCGGTCTTTTGCTGTATTCGGTGCAGCGGCATCAGCCGATGTCGGCCCGGCAACGTATCTTGATGTACCGCTTCATCGAATGGATCGGACGCTGGTCCATGCTGGATATCTTCGTCATCGCCATTCTCGTGGCGGTGGTGCGGTTCGGCAGCCTGGCCAGCGTCGAGCCGGGTGTGGGAGCGGTGGCCTTCGCCAGTGTGGTGATCCTGACCATGCTGGCAGCACTGACCTTCGACCCAAGGTTGATTTGGGATAACACGGAATCGGATGACGACCATGAATGA
- a CDS encoding paraquat-inducible protein A: MPESAAQQSLAEVPLTELVACHECDLLMRRPEIADGERVECPRCGYELYSHRPQVIRRSLALVLAALLLYIPANFQPIMQMTMLGQTSHDTVWSGVLGLYDAGMQSIAVVVFLCSMAVPLLKLLCQLLVLLSICSKVGRGYGLLLYRIYHHMREWGMLEVYLIGILVSIVKLADIAELSIGFGLFCFIALLLVQVWLEVTMSPHQIWEALAGEDAHARH, from the coding sequence ATGCCCGAATCGGCTGCTCAACAGTCGTTAGCTGAAGTTCCTCTGACGGAGCTGGTCGCCTGCCACGAATGCGATCTGCTGATGCGTCGGCCCGAGATAGCCGACGGCGAACGCGTCGAGTGCCCGCGCTGTGGCTATGAGCTGTATAGCCACCGCCCCCAGGTGATACGGCGCAGCCTGGCCCTGGTGCTGGCTGCGCTCCTTCTTTATATCCCTGCCAACTTCCAGCCGATCATGCAGATGACCATGCTCGGGCAGACCTCCCATGACACGGTATGGAGCGGGGTGCTGGGGCTGTATGACGCCGGCATGCAGAGCATCGCCGTGGTGGTGTTCCTGTGCAGCATGGCGGTTCCGCTGCTCAAGCTGCTGTGCCAGCTGCTGGTGCTCCTGAGCATCTGTTCCAAGGTCGGCCGTGGCTATGGATTGCTGCTGTACCGCATTTACCATCATATGCGTGAATGGGGCATGCTCGAGGTCTACCTGATCGGCATCCTGGTCTCCATCGTCAAGCTGGCGGATATCGCCGAGCTGTCCATTGGCTTTGGGCTGTTCTGTTTCATTGCGCTGTTGCTCGTGCAGGTGTGGCTGGAGGTGACCATGTCGCCCCACCAGATCTGGGAAGCCCTCGCCGGAGAGGACGCCCATGCGCGCCATTGA